A single window of Modestobacter italicus DNA harbors:
- a CDS encoding HAD-IA family hydrolase, with product MADTLLPARGLLFDNDGVLVDSEVSVVSSWSRWAVDHDLDPAEVLAAVPGRRAADTVALFVPPGDVDASTEKITRYELEDVDGTTAVPGVLDLVPQLTGVPWAVVTSGVRELATGRLRAAGVPLPEILVTAEDVTAGKPDPEGYATGCQRLGLDPADVLVLEDSVSGIAAGQAAGCRVVGIGRGALRTTADVVVGDLTGARWTGTGLLLPDAALLRGVGTAG from the coding sequence ATGGCGGACACCCTGCTGCCCGCCCGCGGGCTGCTCTTCGACAACGACGGCGTGCTGGTCGACTCCGAGGTCAGCGTCGTCTCCTCATGGAGTCGGTGGGCCGTCGACCACGACCTCGACCCGGCCGAGGTCCTCGCCGCGGTGCCGGGACGCCGGGCCGCGGACACCGTCGCGCTGTTCGTCCCACCGGGCGACGTCGACGCGTCGACCGAGAAGATCACCCGCTACGAGCTCGAGGACGTCGACGGCACCACCGCCGTCCCCGGGGTGCTGGACCTCGTGCCGCAGCTGACCGGCGTCCCCTGGGCCGTCGTCACCTCCGGCGTCCGCGAGCTGGCCACCGGCCGGCTGCGGGCCGCCGGCGTCCCCCTGCCGGAGATCCTGGTCACCGCCGAGGACGTCACCGCGGGCAAGCCGGACCCGGAGGGCTACGCCACCGGCTGCCAGCGGCTGGGGCTCGACCCGGCCGACGTGCTGGTCCTGGAGGACAGCGTCAGCGGCATCGCCGCCGGTCAGGCCGCCGGCTGCCGCGTCGTCGGGATCGGGCGGGGAGCACTCCGGACGACGGCGGACGTCGTCGTCGGCGACCTCACCGGCGCCCGGTGGACCGGCACGGGCCTGCTGCTGCCGGACGCGGCGCTGCTCCGGGGTGTCGGTACCGCCGGTTAG
- the murI gene encoding glutamate racemase: MTTAAGADAPIGIFDSGVGGLTVARAVLDQLPTEQVRYVGDTAHGPYGPLPIAEVRRHSLAVMDDLVAAGVKMLVVACNSASAACLRDARERYDVPVVEVVLPAVRRATAATRNGRVGVIGTQATITSGAYEDAFAAAPQITVTSAACPSFVDFVERGVTSGRQLVGLAQSYLDPLLAAGVDTVVLGCTHYPLLTGVLSLVLGEEVTLVSSAEETAKDVYRVLTRTDLLRDPDGPPPVHRFLATGDPEPFARLGRRFLGPEVDVVTRTGAAA, from the coding sequence ATGACGACTGCAGCTGGGGCCGATGCGCCCATCGGGATCTTCGACTCCGGCGTCGGCGGGTTGACGGTGGCCCGCGCCGTCCTCGACCAGCTGCCGACCGAGCAGGTCCGCTACGTCGGTGACACCGCCCACGGCCCCTACGGCCCGCTGCCGATCGCCGAGGTCCGCCGGCACTCCCTGGCGGTGATGGACGACCTGGTCGCCGCCGGCGTCAAGATGCTCGTCGTCGCCTGCAACTCGGCCAGCGCCGCCTGCCTGCGGGACGCCCGGGAGCGCTACGACGTCCCGGTGGTCGAGGTCGTGCTGCCCGCCGTGCGCCGGGCCACCGCCGCCACCCGCAACGGCCGGGTCGGGGTGATCGGCACCCAGGCGACGATCACCAGCGGCGCCTACGAGGACGCCTTCGCCGCCGCCCCGCAGATCACCGTCACCAGCGCCGCCTGCCCCAGCTTCGTGGACTTCGTCGAGCGCGGGGTCACCAGCGGCCGCCAGCTGGTCGGGCTCGCGCAGTCCTACCTCGACCCGCTGCTGGCCGCCGGGGTCGACACGGTCGTGCTCGGCTGCACGCACTACCCGCTGCTCACCGGCGTGCTGTCGCTGGTGCTGGGCGAGGAGGTGACCCTGGTGTCCAGCGCGGAGGAGACGGCGAAGGACGTGTACCGCGTGCTCACCCGCACCGACCTGCTGCGCGACCCCGACGGGCCCCCGCCGGTGCACCGCTTCCTGGCCACCGGCGACCCCGAGCCGTTCGCCCGGCTCGGCCGCCGCTTCCTGGGCCCCGAGGTCGACGTGGTCACCCGGACCGGGGCCGCGGCGTGA
- a CDS encoding MBL fold metallo-hydrolase, whose amino-acid sequence MRLTVIGCAGSAPGPSSPASCYLVQHGEFCLVLDLGNGAFGALQGLMDPADVDAVYLSHLHADHCLDAAPFIVWHRYSGRSDGRAVPLYAPVGADRRLATAYDPAGAPIDDVFDVTPIGPGSWTLGPFAVTTARTAHPVECYAVRLTVGGRSLVYTGDTGPSDAVVELARGADVLLAEAAYPEGPDLPPGLHLTGRQAGELAAKAGVGRLLVTHVPAWVDAGAQLAAAREVFADAELAQHAMVHDI is encoded by the coding sequence GTGAGGCTGACCGTCATCGGCTGCGCGGGCAGCGCGCCCGGGCCGAGCTCGCCCGCGTCGTGCTACCTGGTGCAGCACGGGGAGTTCTGCCTCGTGCTCGACCTGGGCAACGGCGCCTTCGGCGCCCTGCAGGGGCTGATGGACCCGGCCGACGTCGACGCGGTCTACCTCAGCCACCTGCACGCCGACCACTGCTTGGACGCCGCCCCCTTCATCGTCTGGCACCGCTACTCCGGGCGCTCCGACGGCCGGGCGGTGCCGCTGTACGCCCCGGTCGGCGCCGACCGCCGGCTGGCGACCGCCTACGACCCCGCAGGCGCCCCCATCGACGACGTGTTCGACGTGACCCCGATCGGCCCGGGCAGCTGGACGCTCGGCCCGTTCGCGGTGACGACCGCACGCACCGCGCACCCCGTCGAGTGCTACGCCGTCCGGCTGACCGTCGGCGGGCGGTCGCTGGTCTACACCGGCGACACCGGCCCCAGCGACGCGGTGGTGGAACTGGCCCGTGGCGCCGACGTGCTGCTCGCCGAGGCCGCCTACCCGGAGGGTCCGGACCTCCCGCCGGGGCTGCACCTCACCGGCCGGCAGGCCGGGGAGCTGGCCGCGAAGGCCGGCGTGGGGCGGCTGCTGGTCACCCACGTGCCCGCCTGGGTCGACGCCGGGGCCCAGCTGGCGGCGGCCCGCGAGGTCTTCGCCGACGCCGAGCTCGCCCAGCACGCGATGGTCCACGACATCTGA
- a CDS encoding DNA polymerase domain-containing protein: protein MAADEERDGVRLTSLDSPLGDGLEVTKRELVDHVDAFADRLVPLLADRPLTVKRVRPGAAPFIQRDVPKGAPDWVRTVATWSDRARREVHQVLADDRRTLLWLANQRAVEFHVPFSRVGEEQPTGLVLDLDPPDGADFDVVVRTALLCRQALADAGLTAAVKTSGSTGVHVVVPVHGSSAEDVAAATRALAARTERLDPDLATTVYVVAERGERVFVDSTRSGRGTIAAAYSPRVRPGLPVSAPVSWADLADVRPGDVTVRTAAGRFGDADPWAAALPEPQELPADLVAEGHTIPIARVQAMHEGKRRARARAAEDAG from the coding sequence GTGGCCGCTGACGAGGAACGGGACGGCGTCCGGCTGACCAGCCTGGACTCGCCGCTGGGTGACGGGCTGGAGGTCACCAAGCGCGAGCTGGTCGACCACGTGGACGCCTTCGCCGACCGGCTGGTGCCGCTGCTGGCCGACCGGCCGCTGACGGTGAAGCGCGTGCGGCCGGGGGCGGCGCCGTTCATCCAGCGCGACGTGCCCAAGGGCGCCCCGGACTGGGTGCGGACCGTCGCCACCTGGTCCGACCGGGCCCGGCGCGAGGTGCACCAGGTGCTGGCCGACGACCGGCGCACACTCCTGTGGCTGGCCAACCAGCGGGCCGTGGAGTTCCATGTGCCGTTCAGCCGGGTGGGGGAGGAGCAGCCCACCGGTCTGGTGCTCGACCTCGACCCACCCGACGGCGCCGACTTCGACGTCGTCGTCCGCACCGCCCTGCTGTGCCGGCAGGCGCTGGCGGACGCCGGGCTGACGGCCGCGGTGAAGACCAGCGGGTCGACCGGGGTGCACGTCGTCGTCCCGGTGCACGGCTCGTCGGCGGAGGACGTCGCGGCGGCCACCCGCGCCCTGGCCGCGCGCACCGAACGGCTGGACCCCGACCTCGCCACCACGGTCTACGTCGTCGCCGAGCGGGGGGAGCGGGTGTTCGTCGACTCGACCCGCTCGGGGCGGGGCACGATCGCCGCCGCGTACAGCCCGCGGGTGCGGCCGGGCCTGCCGGTGTCCGCGCCGGTGAGCTGGGCGGACCTCGCCGACGTCCGCCCCGGTGACGTCACGGTGCGGACGGCGGCCGGGCGGTTCGGCGACGCCGATCCGTGGGCGGCGGCGCTGCCCGAGCCGCAGGAGCTGCCCGCGGACCTGGTGGCCGAGGGGCACACCATCCCGATCGCCCGCGTCCAGGCGATGCACGAGGGCAAGCGGCGCGCCCGGGCGCGGGCGGCGGAGGACGCAGGCTGA
- a CDS encoding DUF4262 domain-containing protein: MTDPQTTAWLDQEDTHLAQLIRAHQWAVQYVVPGGCAECDDPCDDEGGPPFGYTVGLFGLGHPELVVVGLGHGNTHAILQRVAALVAGGRDLVPGELLTFPDRPDGLVVEELPDPGEVLFVANRHYRRPDEHSVPAYQLAWQHRDGTFPWDPGYPCGPECQPRPGTWRA; encoded by the coding sequence ATGACGGACCCGCAGACGACGGCCTGGCTCGACCAGGAGGACACCCACCTCGCCCAGCTCATCCGCGCCCACCAGTGGGCGGTGCAGTACGTCGTCCCCGGCGGCTGCGCCGAGTGCGACGACCCGTGCGACGACGAAGGCGGGCCGCCGTTCGGCTACACCGTGGGCCTGTTCGGGCTCGGGCACCCCGAGCTGGTGGTGGTCGGGCTGGGGCATGGCAACACCCACGCGATCCTGCAGCGTGTGGCGGCGCTCGTCGCCGGTGGCCGCGACCTGGTGCCCGGAGAGCTGCTCACCTTCCCCGACCGGCCCGACGGGCTCGTCGTGGAGGAGCTGCCCGACCCCGGGGAGGTGCTGTTCGTGGCCAACCGGCATTATCGGCGACCCGACGAGCACTCGGTGCCCGCGTACCAGCTCGCCTGGCAGCACCGCGACGGCACCTTCCCCTGGGACCCGGGCTACCCGTGCGGCCCGGAGTGCCAGCCCCGGCCCGGCACATGGCGCGCATGA
- a CDS encoding monooxygenase family protein produces the protein MAEIRTGRYGAEIDGDFVVFLIGARLNKPRHLLASVRDLGGRRRGMQAMLAELMAHPEKGLLGYRMGFPVIVQYWRSFEQLEAFARDPGDLHRPTWVEWFKRDPRGRTGIWHETFLVRAGEYEAIYDSVPEAGLAAAGRAAPLAGRSSARIRLRGEQVAESGGAPAS, from the coding sequence ATGGCCGAGATCCGCACCGGGCGCTACGGCGCCGAGATCGACGGGGACTTCGTCGTCTTCCTGATCGGGGCCCGGTTGAACAAGCCGCGGCACCTGCTGGCCAGCGTCCGCGACCTCGGCGGTCGGCGGCGCGGGATGCAGGCGATGCTCGCCGAGCTGATGGCGCACCCCGAGAAGGGGCTGCTCGGGTACCGGATGGGGTTCCCGGTGATCGTCCAGTACTGGCGGAGCTTCGAGCAGCTGGAGGCCTTCGCCCGCGACCCCGGCGACCTGCACCGGCCGACCTGGGTGGAGTGGTTCAAGCGCGATCCCCGCGGCCGGACCGGGATCTGGCACGAGACGTTCCTCGTCCGCGCCGGCGAGTACGAGGCGATCTACGACAGCGTCCCGGAGGCGGGCCTGGCCGCCGCCGGTCGAGCCGCCCCGCTCGCCGGCCGGAGCTCGGCCCGGATCCGGTTGCGGGGCGAGCAGGTCGCGGAGAGCGGCGGCGCACCGGCGTCCTGA
- the gndA gene encoding NADP-dependent phosphogluconate dehydrogenase has translation MSDQIGVTGLAVMGANLARNLARHGHQVVLHNRSRGRTDALVEQHGSEGDFVPTGTVEEFVAALQRPRKIIIMVQAGAATDAVIDEIAPLLEEGDVLMDGGNARFTDTIRRTDALTAQGLHFVGTGISGGEEGALNGPSIMPGGSKEAYKLVGPLLESIAAVVDGEPCCTHVGASGAGHFVKMVHNGIEYADMQLIAEAYDLLRQGLELTPAEIGDVFASWNEGDLDSYLIEITAQVLRHTDAETGRPFVDVVVDEAEQKGTGRWTVQSALDLGVPVSGIAEAVFARALSGHREQRSAAQAVLPGPGREWDEQVEDREAFIESVRQALYASKVVAYAQGFDQITQGADQYGWDIDRAALARIWRGGCIIRAKFLDRIAQVFTDEPDVTTLLTNDYFRGAVSEGQEGWRQVVAGAARHGVPAPGFASALAYYDGLRAERLPAALIQGLRDLFGAHTYRRTDKDGAFHTMWGEDGREISA, from the coding sequence ATGAGTGATCAGATCGGCGTCACCGGACTCGCGGTCATGGGCGCCAACCTCGCCCGCAACCTCGCCCGGCACGGCCACCAGGTGGTGCTGCACAACCGCAGCAGGGGGCGCACCGACGCCCTCGTCGAGCAGCACGGCAGCGAGGGCGACTTCGTGCCGACCGGGACGGTGGAGGAGTTCGTCGCCGCGCTGCAGCGGCCGCGCAAGATCATCATCATGGTGCAGGCCGGTGCCGCGACCGACGCGGTCATCGACGAGATCGCCCCGCTCCTGGAGGAGGGCGACGTGCTGATGGACGGCGGCAACGCGCGCTTCACCGACACCATCCGGCGCACCGACGCGCTCACCGCCCAGGGCCTGCACTTCGTCGGCACCGGGATCAGCGGCGGTGAGGAGGGCGCGCTGAACGGGCCGAGCATCATGCCGGGCGGGTCGAAGGAGGCGTACAAACTGGTCGGCCCGCTGCTGGAGTCGATCGCCGCGGTCGTCGACGGCGAGCCGTGCTGCACCCACGTCGGGGCCAGCGGGGCCGGGCACTTCGTGAAGATGGTGCACAACGGCATCGAGTACGCCGACATGCAGCTGATCGCCGAGGCCTACGACCTGCTGCGGCAGGGGCTGGAGCTCACCCCCGCCGAGATCGGCGACGTCTTCGCCAGCTGGAACGAGGGCGACCTGGACAGCTACCTCATCGAGATCACCGCCCAGGTGCTCCGGCACACCGACGCCGAGACCGGCCGGCCGTTCGTCGACGTCGTGGTCGACGAGGCCGAGCAGAAGGGCACCGGCCGCTGGACCGTGCAGTCCGCGCTGGACCTGGGCGTGCCGGTGAGCGGCATCGCCGAGGCGGTCTTCGCCCGCGCGCTGTCCGGCCACCGCGAGCAGCGGAGCGCGGCGCAGGCGGTGCTGCCGGGGCCGGGCCGGGAGTGGGACGAGCAGGTGGAGGACCGCGAGGCGTTCATCGAGTCGGTGCGCCAGGCGCTCTACGCCTCCAAGGTCGTGGCCTACGCGCAGGGGTTCGACCAGATCACCCAGGGCGCCGACCAGTACGGCTGGGACATCGACCGGGCCGCGCTGGCCCGGATCTGGCGCGGCGGCTGCATCATCCGGGCGAAGTTCCTCGACCGGATCGCCCAGGTCTTCACCGACGAGCCCGACGTGACGACGCTGCTGACCAACGACTACTTCCGCGGCGCGGTGAGCGAGGGCCAGGAGGGGTGGCGCCAGGTGGTCGCCGGCGCGGCCCGGCACGGCGTCCCGGCGCCCGGCTTCGCCAGCGCGCTGGCCTACTACGACGGGCTGCGGGCCGAGCGGCTCCCGGCCGCGCTGATCCAGGGGCTGCGCGACCTCTTCGGGGCGCACACCTACCGGCGCACCGACAAGGACGGCGCGTTCCACACCATGTGGGGCGAGGACGGCCGGGAGATCAGCGCCTGA
- the bcp gene encoding thioredoxin-dependent thiol peroxidase, with protein MTETDSGINTAPVRLAPGDPAPPFTLPDADGRPVSLADHRGRRVVVYCYPAALTPGCTTQAIDFTAAAGDLAEAGLDIIGISPDAPEKLHRFREQEQLSITLVSDEDKQVLTAYGAYGPKKLYGKEVVGVIRSTFVIDGEGRVEKAAYNVKATGHVAKLRRDLGL; from the coding sequence ATGACCGAGACCGACAGCGGCATCAACACGGCGCCCGTCCGCCTCGCCCCCGGTGACCCGGCCCCGCCGTTCACCCTGCCCGACGCCGACGGCAGGCCGGTGTCGCTGGCCGACCACCGGGGCCGGCGGGTCGTCGTCTACTGCTACCCGGCGGCGCTGACGCCCGGCTGCACCACGCAGGCGATCGACTTCACCGCCGCCGCCGGCGACCTGGCCGAGGCCGGGCTGGACATCATCGGCATCTCCCCCGACGCCCCCGAGAAGCTGCACAGGTTCCGGGAGCAGGAGCAGCTGTCGATCACCCTGGTCTCCGACGAGGACAAGCAGGTGCTCACGGCCTACGGCGCCTACGGCCCGAAGAAGCTGTACGGCAAGGAGGTGGTCGGGGTGATCCGCTCGACCTTCGTCATCGACGGCGAGGGCCGGGTGGAGAAGGCCGCCTACAACGTCAAGGCCACCGGGCACGTCGCCAAGCTCCGCCGGGACCTCGGCCTCTAG
- a CDS encoding YjbQ family protein → MRSELRAVRTGGVPSIVDLTDECAEFVRSEGDGLFQVFVPHATAGIAVIETGAGSDDDLLAQLDVLLPRDGRWRHRHGAAGHGRDHVLPAFVPPHASVPVLEGRLTLGAWQRICFVDTNVDNPSRHVRFTFLRG, encoded by the coding sequence ATGCGTTCGGAGCTGCGTGCGGTCCGCACCGGAGGAGTCCCCTCGATCGTCGACCTGACCGACGAGTGCGCGGAGTTCGTCCGCAGCGAGGGCGACGGCCTGTTCCAGGTGTTCGTGCCGCACGCCACGGCCGGCATCGCGGTCATCGAGACCGGCGCGGGCAGCGACGACGACCTGCTCGCCCAGCTCGACGTGCTGCTGCCCCGCGACGGCCGTTGGCGGCACCGGCACGGGGCGGCCGGGCACGGGCGGGACCATGTGCTGCCGGCCTTCGTGCCGCCGCACGCCAGCGTGCCGGTGCTGGAGGGGCGGCTGACCCTGGGCGCCTGGCAGCGGATCTGCTTCGTCGACACCAACGTCGACAACCCGTCCCGGCACGTGCGGTTCACCTTCCTGCGCGGGTGA
- the rph gene encoding ribonuclease PH, translated as MTRPDGRAADQLRPVTITRNWLDHAEGSVLVEFGRTRVLCAASVTEGVPRWRRGSGLGWVTAEYSMLPRATHTRSDRESVKGKIGGRTHEISRLIGRSLRASIDLAALGENSIALDCDVLQADGGTRTAAITGAYVALADAVGWLDARGKLARPTAIAQSVAAVSVGVVDGEPRLDLAYEEDVKAGTDMNVVCTGAGDFVEVQGTAEGAVFDRATLDQLLDLAVTGCTALTRLQQQALSA; from the coding sequence GTGACCCGCCCCGACGGCCGCGCGGCCGACCAGCTCCGCCCGGTGACCATCACCCGCAACTGGCTCGACCACGCCGAGGGCTCGGTGCTCGTCGAGTTCGGCCGCACCCGCGTGCTGTGCGCGGCCAGCGTCACCGAGGGCGTGCCGCGCTGGCGGCGGGGCTCGGGGCTGGGCTGGGTCACCGCCGAGTACTCGATGCTGCCCCGGGCCACCCACACCCGCAGCGACCGCGAGTCGGTCAAGGGGAAGATCGGCGGCCGCACCCACGAGATCAGCCGGCTGATCGGCCGGTCGCTGCGCGCCTCCATCGACCTGGCCGCGCTGGGCGAGAACAGCATCGCGCTGGACTGCGACGTGCTGCAGGCCGACGGCGGCACCCGCACCGCGGCCATCACCGGCGCCTACGTCGCGCTGGCCGACGCGGTGGGCTGGCTCGACGCCCGCGGCAAGCTGGCCCGGCCCACCGCGATCGCCCAGTCGGTCGCCGCGGTCAGCGTCGGGGTCGTCGACGGCGAGCCCCGGCTGGACCTCGCCTACGAGGAGGACGTCAAGGCCGGCACCGACATGAACGTCGTCTGCACCGGGGCCGGCGACTTCGTCGAGGTGCAGGGCACGGCGGAGGGCGCCGTCTTCGACCGGGCGACCCTCGACCAGCTGCTGGACCTCGCCGTCACCGGCTGCACCGCGCTGACCCGGCTGCAGCAGCAGGCGCTGTCGGCATGA
- the rdgB gene encoding RdgB/HAM1 family non-canonical purine NTP pyrophosphatase: MTRLLLATRNAGKVAELQRLLASAVPGVEVIGPRDVPEYPEAPETGATFEENALLKAREAVRYTGLPAVADDSGLTVDALNGMPGIFSARWSGRHGDDDANTALLLGQLRDVPDERRGGGFVCAAALVTPEGVEHVLRAEWRGAVLRESRGSHGFGYDPVFLPAGSARTAAEMEPAEKDAVSHRGQAFTALLPVVAEVLGGTAAAGG, encoded by the coding sequence ATGACCCGGCTGCTGCTGGCCACCCGCAACGCCGGCAAGGTGGCCGAGCTCCAGCGGCTGCTGGCCAGCGCCGTCCCCGGCGTGGAGGTGATCGGCCCGCGCGACGTGCCCGAGTACCCCGAGGCACCCGAGACCGGCGCGACCTTCGAGGAGAACGCGCTGCTCAAGGCCCGGGAGGCGGTGCGGTACACCGGCCTGCCGGCCGTCGCCGACGACTCCGGCCTCACCGTCGACGCGCTCAACGGCATGCCCGGCATCTTCTCGGCGCGCTGGTCGGGCCGGCACGGGGACGACGACGCGAACACCGCCCTGCTGCTGGGACAGCTCCGCGACGTCCCGGACGAGCGCCGCGGCGGCGGGTTCGTCTGCGCCGCGGCGCTGGTGACGCCGGAGGGGGTCGAGCACGTGCTGCGGGCCGAGTGGCGCGGCGCCGTGCTGCGGGAGAGCCGGGGCAGCCACGGCTTCGGCTACGACCCGGTGTTCCTGCCCGCCGGGTCGGCGCGCACCGCGGCCGAGATGGAGCCCGCGGAGAAGGACGCGGTCAGCCACCGCGGCCAGGCGTTCACCGCACTGCTGCCCGTGGTCGCCGAGGTGCTCGGCGGGACGGCGGCCGCCGGTGGCTGA
- a CDS encoding DUF6910 family protein — MQVSVDDVRVLRFDDGTPVTAASAVAPLGGGWLVAQDDSTAAAWQRAGRIDPLRLLPPVEGHDRFTEAAGTKRLKPDLEVACPTDVDGRPAVLLLGSGSTGRRMRGVLVELADGRPVVSVADLGPLYARVADRLGLPLDQLNLEGAARTGTTLRWFQRGNLAAGVPSASVDVPVAALVEVLLGRAQPDAVAVADPRTYDLGEVGGVGLAVTDAVALPDGRLLLSAAAEDTPNAVDDGPVVATALVLVDDAQVVAVAPVPEVDGRVQKVEGLAMRRVGDGSVQLLAVVDADDPGAPSVQLDLRVVLG; from the coding sequence GTGCAGGTCTCCGTGGACGACGTCCGGGTGCTGCGGTTCGACGACGGGACGCCGGTGACCGCGGCGTCGGCCGTCGCCCCGCTCGGCGGGGGCTGGCTGGTCGCGCAGGACGACTCGACCGCGGCCGCCTGGCAGCGCGCCGGCCGGATCGACCCGCTGCGGCTGCTGCCGCCCGTGGAGGGCCACGACCGGTTCACCGAGGCGGCCGGGACCAAGCGCCTCAAGCCCGACCTCGAGGTCGCCTGCCCGACCGACGTCGACGGGCGGCCGGCGGTCCTGCTGCTGGGGTCCGGCTCCACCGGGCGGCGGATGCGCGGGGTGCTCGTCGAGCTGGCCGACGGCCGGCCGGTCGTCTCCGTCGCCGACCTCGGCCCGCTCTACGCGCGCGTCGCCGACCGGCTGGGCCTCCCGCTCGACCAGCTCAACCTCGAGGGGGCCGCCCGCACCGGGACGACGCTGCGCTGGTTCCAGCGCGGCAACCTCGCCGCCGGGGTGCCCTCAGCGAGCGTCGACGTGCCCGTCGCCGCGCTGGTCGAGGTCCTCCTCGGCCGGGCGCAGCCGGACGCGGTGGCCGTCGCCGACCCGCGGACGTACGACCTCGGCGAGGTCGGCGGCGTCGGGCTGGCCGTCACCGACGCCGTCGCGCTGCCCGACGGCCGGCTGCTGCTCAGCGCCGCCGCCGAGGACACCCCGAACGCCGTCGACGACGGGCCGGTGGTGGCCACCGCCCTGGTGCTCGTCGACGACGCGCAGGTGGTGGCCGTCGCCCCGGTGCCGGAGGTCGACGGCCGGGTGCAGAAGGTCGAGGGCCTGGCGATGCGCCGGGTCGGCGACGGGTCGGTGCAGCTGCTGGCGGTCGTGGACGCCGACGACCCCGGGGCGCCGTCGGTCCAGCTGGACCTGCGCGTCGTCCTGGGCTGA
- a CDS encoding class I SAM-dependent methyltransferase, which yields MGVYSRHLRPRLHDRLLDDAAVHDVRARVCAGLAGDVLEIGFGSGLNLGHLPPEVTGVWAVEPSATALRLSAPRREASPVPVHLAGDDAQALPFPDHRFDTALCTWVLCSVPDRRRALAEVARVLRPGGALHLVEHGLAPDPRVVRWQRRANPLSRALSGCELDVDVAGLLAVSPLTVAELTSWYLPGAPRSTGFLTAGRATA from the coding sequence ATGGGCGTCTACAGCCGCCACCTGCGGCCGCGGCTGCACGACCGGCTCCTCGACGACGCGGCCGTCCACGACGTGCGGGCACGGGTCTGCGCGGGGCTGGCCGGGGACGTGCTGGAGATCGGCTTCGGCTCCGGGTTGAACCTCGGCCACCTGCCGCCGGAGGTCACCGGGGTGTGGGCCGTCGAGCCCTCGGCCACCGCGCTGCGGCTGTCCGCTCCCCGCCGGGAGGCCTCGCCGGTGCCCGTGCACCTCGCCGGCGACGACGCCCAGGCGCTGCCCTTCCCCGACCACCGGTTCGACACGGCCCTGTGCACCTGGGTGCTGTGCAGCGTCCCCGACCGCCGTCGGGCGCTCGCCGAGGTGGCCCGCGTGCTGCGGCCCGGCGGGGCGCTGCACCTGGTCGAGCACGGCCTGGCACCGGACCCCCGGGTCGTCCGGTGGCAGCGGCGGGCCAACCCGCTCAGCCGCGCGCTGTCCGGGTGCGAGCTGGACGTCGACGTCGCCGGGCTGCTCGCCGTCTCCCCGCTGACCGTGGCGGAGCTGACCAGCTGGTACCTGCCCGGGGCGCCGCGGTCGACCGGCTTCCTCACCGCGGGCCGGGCGACCGCCTGA
- a CDS encoding DUF3618 domain-containing protein, whose product MPRSPEQIQNEIDAARESLAATLDELAFRASPQRLRDQAKEKAQAFLQSPPGMAVMGVVGLTVTFVVTRKIVRRVRR is encoded by the coding sequence GTGCCGCGCAGCCCTGAGCAGATCCAGAACGAGATCGACGCCGCCCGTGAGTCGCTGGCGGCCACCTTGGACGAGCTGGCGTTCCGAGCCAGCCCCCAGCGCCTGAGGGACCAGGCCAAGGAGAAGGCGCAGGCGTTCCTGCAGAGCCCGCCCGGCATGGCCGTCATGGGCGTCGTCGGCCTGACCGTCACCTTCGTCGTCACCCGGAAGATCGTCCGCCGCGTCCGGCGCTGA
- a CDS encoding DUF427 domain-containing protein has translation MRPPQPDPVGPGQESVWDYPRPPSAEVTGRRVEVFLGGRVVASTDRAVRVCETSHPPVFYVPRDDVTPGVLERAAGSSWCEFKGTATYWDAVVDGVRHSAVAWSYERPTAGYEQLRGALAFYPSRVERATVDGEPVRAQAGDFYGGWITAEVVGPFKGEPGTRGW, from the coding sequence GTGCGCCCCCCACAACCCGACCCCGTCGGCCCCGGTCAGGAGTCCGTCTGGGACTACCCGCGCCCGCCCTCGGCCGAGGTGACCGGACGGCGGGTCGAGGTGTTCCTCGGCGGCCGCGTCGTCGCCAGCACCGACCGCGCCGTCCGGGTCTGCGAGACCAGCCACCCTCCGGTCTTCTACGTGCCCCGCGACGACGTCACCCCCGGTGTCCTGGAGCGCGCCGCCGGCTCGTCGTGGTGCGAGTTCAAGGGGACGGCGACGTACTGGGACGCCGTCGTCGACGGCGTCCGGCACTCCGCGGTCGCGTGGTCCTACGAGCGGCCCACGGCCGGCTACGAGCAGCTGCGCGGCGCGCTGGCCTTCTACCCCAGCCGGGTCGAGCGGGCGACCGTCGACGGTGAACCGGTGCGCGCCCAGGCCGGGGACTTCTACGGCGGCTGGATCACCGCCGAGGTCGTCGGCCCGTTCAAGGGGGAGCCGGGAACCCGCGGCTGGTGA